CACCCATTATACTCTCATCACAAACAAGGAAATAGACACATCCAACAATTAAACTTTCCTATgttcctttgtttatttgtttttttgttttgtttgtggtaagaatacttaacatttttcttattattgaacAGAAGGTGAGGTGTAGGCCAGTAGATATTACCAGACAAAGCAAGGAACAGAAATGCTTACTTTtgatcaatgaaaataaaacaatgtacttatttcccttccttcttttcttcctttcttcattcccTTATTAATTCATTTAGATACTTATTGTGCTCCTACTATGTTCCATAGACATTGTTTTTAGCACTTAAGAGGCAGTGGTGGAAAAGGGACAAGTTTCTTAttaatgatttttacattttagcaGGTGAAACAAGAGATGCTCCTATTTATAACACCTTCAACTACAATGCTACTTGAATTGATTTCTTCAGTTATTATGTTCaatatcattttaaaagcttcattgaaatatggttgatttacagtgttttgttagcTTGTggtgtgtagcaaagtgattcagttatacatatatttttatatttttatccattatggtttattacaggatatttaatatagttgCTTGTTCTATGCAGTAGGACCtaattgtttatctattttatataaggtAGTGTGTTTCTTTCAACCCTAAACTCTTATTTTATCTCCCCctttcccctctggcaaccataaatttgttttctacatctgtgactctatttctgttttataaataggatCATTTGGACcatttttagagtccacatataagtgatatatgatatttgtctttctctgacttacttcaccaaGTATGATAAtcccaggtccatccatgttgctgccgatggtattatttctttttatggctgagtgatattccattgcatatatgtaccacatcatctccatccattcatctagaTTTCTTacataccttcagttcagttcagtcgctcagttttttccgactctttgcgaccccatggactgcagcacgccaggcctccctgtccattgccaactcccggagctcactcaaactcatgtccattgtgccagtgatgccatccaaccatctcatcctctgttgttcccttctcctcctgccttcaatctttcccagcatcagggtcttttccaatgagtcaattcttcacatcaggtcaccaaagtattggagtttcagtttcagcatcagtccttccaatgaatacctaggactgaccttctttagaatggactggttggatctccttgcagtccaagggactctccagagtgttctccaacaccacagttcaaaagcatcagttcttcagtgctcagccttctttatgatccaactcttacatccatacatgactgttggaaaaaccatagctttgatatgccttggctatggtaaatagtTATCCTATGAACACTggctgcatatatctttttgaattagtgttttctccagatatatcaaaataatttttattatgatgAAGGCAATGTTATTTTGTAGAAATtttagagaataaaataattaaaaccagttataactatataatatataaaacgaTTACTATCATTTATGTGCACCTGCATGTATCCAGCTCATCTGTTTTATTCTCTATTGTTAAATGGACAGATATAACTTTCTAAAACAAAAGAGATGATTTTATAAACTACTttcctttaaatattctttaagaaCATGATTTCTGCTATTCCAAGTCAGGAATAAATATACTACAGTTTGTATAACTAGGACCCTATCATtggatttgaaaatgttttcaaaaattaactattttaattaatatgGTAAATAGCCTTGTATATACATcttgatgtatgtgtgtgtgtgtgtgtgtgtgtgtgtgtgtgtgtatttatatatataattatttccttATGGTAAATGCCTAGATTTGATATTATTGGGTCCAAGTCTATTAAAGCATATACACTTTTTATGCATAATCTCAACTATCCCTCCAAGGAATATAATtttgcaaaaaagaaatgcaaaaaagcaaaatggctgtctggggaggccttacaaatagctgtgaaaagaagagagcgaaaagcaaaggagaaaaggaaagatataagcatctgaatgcaaagttccaaaagaatagcagggagagataagaaagcctttctcatcaatcaatgcaaagaaatagaggaaaacaacagaatgggaaagactagagatctcttcaagaaaattagagataccaagggaacatttcatgcaaaaatgggcttgataaaggacagatggTATTGACATAACAGAAggagcagatattaagaagaggtggcaagaatacacagaactgtaccaaaaagatcttcacgaccaatataatcacaatggtgtgatcactcacctagagccagacatcctggaatgtgaagtcaagtgggccttggaaagcatcactacgaacaaagctagtggaggtgatggaattcccattgagctatttcaaatcctgaaagatgatgctgtgaaagtgctgcactcaatatgccagcaaatttggaaaactcagcagtggccacaggactgaaaaaggtcagttttccttccaatcccaaagaaacacaatgccaaagaatgctcaaattaacGCACAgtgtgcactcatctcacacactagcaaagtaatgctcaaaattctccaagccaggcttcggcaatacatgaaccatgaacttgcagatgttcaagctggttttagaaaatgcagaggaatcagagatcaaattgccaacatccgctggatcgtggaaaaggcaagagagttccagaaaaacatctatttctgctttattgactatgccaaagcctttgactgtgtggatcacaattaactgtggaaaattctaaaagagatgggaataccagactacctgacctgcctcttgagaaacctatatgtgggtcagggagcaacagttagaactggacatggaacaacagactggttccaaattggaaaaggagtacatcaaggctgtatcttgtccccctgcttattcaatttctatgcagagtacatcatgagaaatgctgggctggaagaagcacaagctggaatcaagattgccgggagaaatatcaataacctcagatatgcagatgataccacccttgtggcagaaagtgaagaggaactaaaaagcctcttgatgaagtgaaagaggagagtgaaaaagttggcttaaagctcaacaatcagaaaatgaagatcatggcatctggtcccatcacttcatgggaaatagatggggaaacagtggaaacagtgtcagattttattttggggggctccaaaatcactgcagatggagaatgcagccatgaaattaaaatacactccttggaaggaaagttatgaccaacctagatagcatattcaaaagcagagacattactttgccaacaaaggtccgtctagtcaaggctctggtttttccagtagtcatgtatggatgtgagatttggactataaagaaagctgagcgccgaagaattgatgcttttgaactgtggtgttggagaagactcttgagagtcccttggactgcaaggagatccaaccagtccattctaaaggagatcagccctgggtgttctttggaaggactgatgctaaagctgaaactccaatactctggccacctcatgcaaagagttgactcattagaaaagactctgatgctgggaggtattgggggcaggaggagaaggggatgacagaggatgaggtggttggatggcatcactgtctcgatggacgtgagtctgagtgaactccgggagttggtgattgacagggaggcctggtgtgctgcagttcatggggttgcaaagtgtcaaaacgactgagcgactgaactgaactgaaagataatgAAAGCTGATGGGGAGTCTTTTATTGAAcaatgtatgtgcatgtgtgctcaggtgctcagtcatgtcgaacttcttgaaaccccatggactatattagCAttacaggctgctctgtccatgggatttcccaggcaagcatcctggtgtgggttaccatttcctcttccagggaatattccctaCCGACAGATCGTGtcttcctgtttctcctgcattggcaggtggatctttaccaaGCTGTGTCACCTGAGAAGCCATTGAACAGTATTCACGAagtatatatatcctttttttgTTTCCCTGGCTGAAGTCCCTTCTTCGTTTTTCTGCAATTGAATTAGCACAGAAGATGCTTTGCTTAAGCTATTGCAAGTTTTAACTATGACATTACTGACATTTTCACCACATAATTCTCTGTTTAGAGGGATTATCCTGCACATTGAAATGTTTAGCAACACCAATGGCCTCTACCCAAGAGATGATAATAGCCCTCCCCTTGAGTTGTGACCACCACATCTGGCAAAGTTGGCCTTGGTGGAGAACCACTGATACAGACTATACCAATGATAGGAAAGTTGTAGGGCCATATTCTGTACGACCTgcatgatataattttaaaatcctcTATTTCTTCTGCTGAAGTTCTTTCTTGGTTACTATGAGGttggttttattttgcttatgcTGTCTCAGGGATTGTCCGTCTCAGCACTATGGATGTTTTGGACCAAGTAGTCCTCTGTTTTGTGGGCACTGTTCTGtaaatcaggggtccccaacctccaggatctaatgccttaTGATATGAGATGGGgctgatgcaataataatagagataaagggcacaataaatgtaatgtgcttgaatcatccccaaaccatccccacccccacctctcccatccatggaaaaattgtcttattGGTCCCTGGTACCCAACAGGCTGAAACCATTGCTGTAGATTGTAGGGTGTTAAGCAGATCCTTGACCTCTACCCACTAGGTACCAACAGCAGAATGCCACCACCACCCCAAACCCCCAACATTAAAATAACCAGTACTGTCTGTCTTCACATATGGTTAAATGTGTCCCGGAGAGAAGAGGCAAAAATGCCCTGGTTGAAAACCACTGTTCTATTAGTATTTCTACATACATTTCCCCATACAGTAGCTCTCCTTTTCAGCCCTGTCTTGAAAAACAAATCCATGTTTCTTCGTTTTACTCAATGGgtggtattttttgttgtttcttgaaCGTGATTAAGGAACCTCACTTTCTATCTTGAGAGGCTTTTACCCTTTTCTCTAACGAATACAGCATTGTCCCTAAGAGGAATTCTGGCAAATAACATACACTCCAGCTTTCTAACCACTCATCATTTCTTGTCCGAATGAATGGGAACAGGCCTTTTGAGTTTCTCTCACAGGTTCTCCTGTGGACTGCTTTTGCATTGGGGTCTATTGACATGCTATTTCACTAAATCTGAACATGTGGGCAGTCTCAAGATAAGCATATCACCTCTCACATAGTAACTTGTATTGATGTGAAAAGAATGTACATACTGGAGTCAGGCATAGCTGGGTAAAAATAGCACACAATTCCTCTTTAATCAGATTTAGTAACCTTATGCAAGTTACTTCCTCTGACATTATTTTAGCTTCTGCAAAACATGGGTTAAGATTACCCTCCAAGTGAATTTTCAATAAAGATTATTGGTTATAAAACAAAGTACCTGTATATACCAAACACTCAAAACTGTTAACTATTGTTGTTAATTTTATCAGGAGATATCAACACTTTTATAACAAGTCTTTAAAGTCAGAACCTGAACTTTAAACAACTATACCTAGAATGTTTACctctttatttcacttaatttctgaatttttgttGTGGTTACAGCTGAGGCATGCTGGGGAAAAGATTGctggattattatttttaatttcccagaAATGGTAAGGCTTTATTAATGATAATGTTCTCTTAAACACTGGATTATGAAATTTAGCATCATTTGTAAGGATATCTTCTTGCAATGTGAGAAGACGCATACGTGtgtgctgcgtcgcttcagttcagttcaatttagtcgcttagtcgtgtccaactctttgcaaccccatgaatcgcagcacaccaggcctccctgtccatcaccaactcccagagttcactcagactcgcatccatcgagtcagtgatgccatccagccatctcatcctctgtcgtccccttctcctcctgcccccaatccctcccagcatcagagtcttttccaatgagtcaactcttcacatgaggtggccaaagtactggagtttcagcttcagcctcattccctccaaagaaatcccagggctgatctccttcagaatggacaggttggatctccttgcagtccaagggactctcaagagtcttctccaacaccacagttcaaaagcatcaattcttcagtgctcagctttcttcacaatccgttgtgtccaactctttgcaaccctatgaactgtagcccaccaggctcctgtatccatggaattctccagccaacaatgctggagtgagttgccatgccctcctccagggtatcttcctgacccagggattgaacccacgtctcttgcctCTCTGGCAttagcaggttctttaccactagtgccaccagggaagctggacaAGATGCATATTGCTTCTAAATGGAATGTAAGAGAATTATAAATTTAGGAATTTTACTAAACTTGTTCCCCATGCCGAGAACATCATTtggttttcttaatatttttcccaAGTACAGATTTTCTTTCGCATTAATTTTCCTACTgatgtatatatgtgattttgacCTTTTCaagacaaattgaaaaataagatgaaaagaaagtaaagacaaTCTGTGAATCATATTTCAAAGATCAATAGAAGTGCAGAATGCACTATTTCTGGTCATTAAAATaggtttcatttttcaatttgttacatAGGGTGTGCTTTTTCCTCTAGCTTAGAAAATGAAGTGTTAATGTAATGCTGGAGTACACAATTTAGTGGTGAAGGAGACCCCCAAATCACATAACATGAACATTCCTATTTATTAATGAAGAAAGTGAGGCCTACAGAAGACAAGTGATCTCCCAGGAATTTTTAATGAGTGGTTAATGAGAGTTGATATGAAGATCTGGTTCCCAGTGACTCAGGCAGACACCCTACTCTATGAGTCACATCTGTCTGAAAAAAATATGGAATCTTCTAAAATATTGAGCATTTATtttctaatgaattttttttaagtagggaaTTATAGTGGAGATAGTTTTAGGAATCTGTCACCAACCACTGGgggcaaataaaatattttgactgGGTTAAGCTTGATGAAAACTAGTTTCCAATTCAGTACAACTATTTTAAAGCAAGAAAAGCACCATTGTTATTGTCTACCAAGTCTTTTTGAGAAGACACAGCTGGACATGGCAGGCTATAAAAGAAAGCAGACTTTAACAAACACACAAcactctttcattttcaaagcacTTTTGATTTTATTCAGGAACGTACTTTGAAAGCTTAGTGGTATGGTTTAAGAATTAGCTAAAAGTCCTATAACTGACAGTATGTTCCCAATACTTCCTTAGGTAACTTGAGTACTGCATAACTTGCACATATCTTGGATCTTCTGGTAGCTACAATTTTTCAAGTTGTAGACATGATAAAACTTGATCTTGGATCTTCTTGTAGGTGCAACTTTTCAGGGTGGGAGACATCAGTAAAATTCAGTCCTGGATCTTCTCTTAGGTTCAACTTGTCAAGGTGGAAACATCAATTAAACTCAGTCTTGGATATTCTTGTAGGTACAATTTTTCAAGGTGCAGATGTTAATAAAACCATTTTTAGATATTCTAGTAGGTGAAATTTTTCAAGGTATGGATGTTAATTAAACTCGGTGCATTTTTCTTGAGATTTCTTTGATCTTTTTCCTATCTCCTAATTTTTCTTATGCTTCTTAAACCGATCAGCCATTGATTGGAGGTTGGGTGGCACAATCTGGTTGGCTCTTTGGAGAATTTTAATCAACTCATCAGCAATTTTCCAATCATCTTGGGTCACAAGAGTGATTGATTCACCTGTTTTCCCTGCTCTTCCAgtacgtccaactctgtgtacaTATTCTTCAATATTGCGTGGAAAATTGTAATTATATACATGTGTGACATCAGTGACATCAAGACCTCGGGATGCTAAATCGGTAGCGATCAGTATTTTCACTCTTCCACTTCTGAAGTCCTCTAATGCTTGGTTTCGATCACTCTGTTCCCTGTCACCATGCAGGGACTGGACAGGTATTCCTTGAATACTTAAATCACTCGATAAGTCATCAGCCACAAGTTTTCTGCCGACAAACACGATGACTTTGTCTTTGGGTGACAGACTCTGTAGGAATTCTTGGATCAGAGATCGTTTTTCCTCTTCAGTGGTAACAATTATGTTTTGCTTCACAGTATTTACAGCAACTAGATCCAGAGTACCAACATAAACAATCATAGGCTGTTTCAAATAAGACTGGGCTAGTCTACGGGTAGAGTCTGGCCAAGATGCCGTTGTCATTACAGTCTGTCTATCTGGGCGCACATCTAATAAGATCTTCATTATTTGGTGTTCAAACCCCAGATCCAGCATTTTATCTGCCTCATCCAAAACCAAGTAGGTTATGCTTCTTAGGTTGACAAAGTTATTCATTTGTAGATCATTCAGTCTTCCAGGGGTTGCAATAATTATGTCTACACCTTTGGTAACATCTtgtatttgtccttttctgtttCCACCACCATATATACAAACACTTTTAAGACCTTTATATAAGTACCTAGAGCATTCAGCTTCTATTTGCAGAGCTAATTCTCTAGTGGGTGTAAGGACTAGCATGCCAGGtccattcctttgctttctgGATACTGGTtgagaatgtatatgtataaaccCAGGCATTAAATAGGATAGTGTTTTGCCTGTTCCAGTTTGTGCAATCCCTATAAGATCTATTCCTTGTAGAATAATTGGCCATGCTTGAGACTGAATTGGTGTTGGCTTTTGAAAACCAGCTCTCCTAATGCTTTGCATAATCTCAGGATATTGTTGGAAAGCATCTTCGAATGTACAGGTGGGCTTGGGTATGGGACGTTTCTCACCCTCTGTCAAATCATCACACCTTATGTTGAAATTTTCCTTTCTCCAAATTTCCACTTGGGCTTCAGACAATGACTGTGTTGCTTTGGATTCTATGTATAAGTTTTTCTTAATTGGTGGTAAATctgcccattttctttttttccactctgTCACTCTAGCTTTTACCTGATCCCAGTCTATCCGTGGCTGAGCTGCTCTAGCAGTGACATCTTTTGGCTGGGCAGCTATGGGCTTGTGATCTCTGGGCTGGGCCACTATGGCTGCATAGTCTCTAGGCTGTGCCACTGTGGCCGCATAGTCTCTAGGCTGGGCCATTCTGGTGTTGTCTTTGGCCTGAGCCTCTCTGGCCCCGTGGTCTCTGGGCTCGGTCCCTCTGGTGGCATCATCATCTCCGGGCTGGGCCACTGTGGTGGTGTCATCTTTGGCCTGGGTCTCTCTGGCTGTGGGGTCTCTGGCCTGGGTCCCTCTGGTGGCATCATCTCTGGGCTGGGCCACTGTGGTGGTGTCATCTTTGGCCTGGGTCTCTCTGgctgtggggtctctgggctgGGCCCCTCTGGTGGCATCATCTCTGGGCTGGGCCACTGTGGTGGTGTCATCTTTGGCCTGGGTCTCTCTGGCTGTGGGGTCTCTGGCCTGGGTCCCTCTGGTGGCATCATCTCTGGGCTGGGCCACTGTGGTGGTGTCATCTTTGGCCTGGGTCTCTCTGGCTGTGGAGTCTCTGGGCTGGGTCCCTCTGGTGGCATCATCTCTGGGCTGGGCCACTGTGATGGTGTCATCTTTGGCCTGGGTCTCTCTGGCTGTGGAGTCTCTGGGCTGGGTCCCTCTGGTGGCATCATCTCTGGGCTGGGCCACTGTGATGGTGTCATCTTTGGCCTGGGTCTCTCTGGCTGTGGAGTCTCTGGGCTGGGTCCCTCTGGTGGCATCATCTCTGGGCTGGGCCACTGTGATGGTGTCATCTTTGGCCTGGGTCTCTCTGGCTGTGGAGTCTCTGGGCTGGGCCCTTCTGGTGGCATTATCATCTCTGGGCTGGGCTGCTCTGGCAGCATCATCGTCTTTGACTTGGGGGTCTCTGGCCTCATGGTCTCCAGGCTGGGCCCTTCTGGTAGCATTGTTTTTGGGCTGGGCCAGTATGGCTGCATAGTTTCTGGGCTGGGCCACTATGGCCGCATAGTTTCTGGGCTGGACCTCTTTGGTGATGTTGTTGTCTTTGGCCTGGGCCTCTCTGGTTGCGTGGTCTCTACCAGCATCCtcgtctctgggctgggaagctcTGGAGGCAGTTTCTCTGGGCTGGGCCCCTCTGGTGGTGGTGTTGTCTTCAGCCTGGGCCTCTCTGGCCACGTCGTCTCCTGCCTGGGCCCTTCTGGCGGCATTATCATCTCTGGGCTGGGCCACTATGGCTGCAGAGCCTCTGGGCTGGGCCACTATGGCTGCATAGTCTCTGGGCTGGGCTGCTTTGGTGGTGTCATCTTTGGGTTGAGTGGCTCTGATGGTGTTACTTCTGTTCCAGCCTTTCCCGGCAAAAGCTTGAGAGGCAGCACTATCAACATTGCATTCTGAACTGTagcttctttcttgtttcttaacaAGAGTTTCTATAGCCACTTTGGCCTTGGCCTTCATGTCTTTCCTGCCAAAAATTTTTACCTCAGCTTCAGGACCACCTTTTATGATATGTATTTTTGTATTGGTAGAATCCtggatatcttttatttttgatcCCCCACGACCAATCACCGCACCAATCATGCTGCTCTTGATGAGAAAGCAGAGCGGTGGTTCTCGGTAATTGGACGCCCTAGACTCTGCGCGGCCATAGGCGTGGCTCCAGCCCGAGCCTCTGCCACCCCTGCCATCCCGACTGACCTGACGATCTCGTAGATCTCTCAAAGTAGGTTCCATCCTCTTCTGTTCTGGCGCCCACGCCATTTGTGGGCAATGGTAAAGTAAGTGCTGGCTTCTCGTCTAACTTGGGCTAGAAAAAGAGCTGTCATCTAGCTCCTTTCTCATCTCCTCCGGCTGGAGACCAACTGACCACCAGCTGGTCTGCAGCTATACTGCTGTTACCTAGGAAGTTTGTCTTTGATATAGTGTCAGTTGGGCGGGGCTTTGGATAGGCTGACCAATCACAGGGCTGGGCCTACTGTGAGGTAACAGGTGCCTGTGAGGCAAAATTTAAAGCGACAGtcactctcaggggctgaccctACCTGTGCTTAAAGGGCCCTGAGTGTTTACCCAGCTTCAGTGTCACAGGTACCTCAGTCTCTGGGCTCATGCTGGTTTTGGCTCAGTGTGGGAGCAGACTTGAAGCAAGCCTTGAATTTACCCAAGTCTTTTCTTGTGATCCAGTTATTTGCATAGGAGGAAAAAAGTGAATTTTGAAAATCAACttacttgtttatatatttatgtgtttctttATTTCAGTAAATTTCTTTTTGAGCAACAACAGTACTGGATCTAGATAAATTCATCAATTCCCTGTCCTCTTAATTTATACCTTCAGAAATCTCTTAGGTACATTGTGAGGGATGACATTTTTGCCTCTGATTCTTCAGCTATTGTTCAGGCAGTTTCTGATTATTATATCAGGGATGCTGCTTAGAAGAGAGATCTCTGTTAGGGTCTCTGTTAAATTCGAAGGTGTTTTAAATACTTTCCCACTCTTGTCAGTGCCTcttaatttttccctttctgtgtaGTCTCATAGATTCGGGGATATTAGCACTAGAAGGCTATGTAAAAGCAGTTTATTAGGTGCAGTGTAAAAGCCACCTGAATTTTCATTGTATCCTTTTATACTTAATGGCCACTCTCAAATCCCCTTAATTTTCCTATTCAACAGGGTAAAATTTCTAGTGTTTTCAACATTTCTAGATATGGCATAGTTTCCAAAATGCTTCTCATCTTGTTCCTTCTCCTTTGGAAAGGATTCATTGTGGACCTTTTAAGATGTAGCCATAAACTAAACGAAGTCCACAGAAATGACCTAACCTTTCCTGTTAGATCCTCTTCACTGACCATGACCTACAAACTCAAGACACAAAGCTGCTCATAGGGACATAATGGACACTTAAGTCTCTTCTTCCTCATCCCGTACTTACATGGTTGATTTTTCCCCCTTGTTTGACTAAAATACACTAAATATTTATCCTTTTATATTTGTCCTGTTAACTTTGGGCAATTGAAGCAGAATAGTAAATGCAGTTTTAATGTAATTCTCTCATCCATCATATTACCCTGTAGTTTCGTGTTCTGCCAATTAAATGTTTGTGGTATGTTCTCTCTTCAAGCCAAAGTTACTGATTAAGATTTGAACATGATTGCATATCAAGTACAAGTCTGTGATACATTGAGAAAAGGCTTCTCTGTTTCAGTATTTCTCCTACAaagatgctttttaaagaaaaaaggaaggttaCTGGCCAAATACGTTTGGGAAATATAGCACCTTGTATCTTCTTAGAGACAGTATATATTAGGTATCTCAGAAGCTCTGATGATTACAGGAGTTGAGAAACTCAGTtgggcattgttttttttttattatttttattgaagtgtagttgatttacaatgttgtgttattttcaagcGTACAGCAATTGGGCCTTGTTTAACCCAAATTTATCAAAGGAATTTGCCAGTGGAACCTCTTCTCAGTATTTTCATTAAACTTTTTATGGGAATAATTTTAGGTTTATAGAAAGATTCTCAAATGCCTGTTCAAGAATTTCCCTGACAGTTTTCTCTGGTTCAtatccaaatgaaaaaaaatataataagggtattacattttttcataaatctaaatttattcagtttaaacttttttattctaGCATTGTaccttctgattttcttttataaaatatccttttagaaagaaatgagagTCACAAAAGATTTTTAAGGGTCTTTACTTAGGCAAAAAGCATTAAAACTAGTACCAGAAGTTAGATTTAGTTTTCATTTGTTATTGGTATGTGAAACCCTGCAAACTATTAATAGAAGCAGTCATCTAGCACAGTAGAAAATATAGATAATTCAGGATGTTATTAGTTATTGCTCATGATGGCAAGCAAGAAGTTCTGAGAGACTGAAAGTTGAGACAAAGTCCTGTAAAGGATGTAGGTCTGATCTGCCACTCTGAGGGTGGAACTAAAGATCAAAA
The nucleotide sequence above comes from Capricornis sumatraensis isolate serow.1 chromosome X, serow.2, whole genome shotgun sequence. Encoded proteins:
- the DDX53 gene encoding DEAD box protein 53, translating into MAWAPEQKRMEPTLRDLRDRQVSRDGRGGRGSGWSHAYGRAESRASNYREPPLCFLIKSSMIGAVIGRGGSKIKDIQDSTNTKIHIIKGGPEAEVKIFGRKDMKAKAKVAIETLVKKQERSYSSECNVDSAASQAFAGKGWNRNVTARAAQPRIDWDQVKARVTEWKKRKWADLPPIKKNLYIESKATQSLSEAQVEIWRKENFNIRCDDLTEGEKRPIPKPTCTFEDAFQQYPEIMQSIRRAGFQKPTPIQSQAWPIILQGIDLIGIAQTGTGKTLSYLMPGFIHIHSQPVSRKQRNGPGMLVLTPTRELALQIEAECSRYLYKGLKSVCIYGGGNRKGQIQDVTKGVDIIIATPGRLNDLQMNNFVNLRSITYLVLDEADKMLDLGFEHQIMKILLDVRPDRQTVMTTASWPDSTRRLAQSYLKQPMIVYVGTLDLVAVNTVKQNIIVTTEEEKRSLIQEFLQSLSPKDKVIVFVGRKLVADDLSSDLSIQGIPVQSLHGDREQSDRNQALEDFRSGRVKILIATDLASRGLDVTDVTHVYNYNFPRNIEEYVHRVGRTGRAGKTGESITLVTQDDWKIADELIKILQRANQIVPPNLQSMADRFKKHKKN